In Caproicibacterium amylolyticum, a genomic segment contains:
- a CDS encoding D-isomer specific 2-hydroxyacid dehydrogenase family protein, with product MSITVYSCRADEAAFLKKFAQQYQVELKETEQPLTAQNAAFAQASSTVSIITTPVTRGVLDALYQAGVRYISTRTIGYDHIDTAYAEYLGIHVGNVSYSPNSVADYTLMLILMATRRMKSILRHAQVQNFSLQGMQGRELSNLTVGVVGTGRIGRTVITRLTGFGCRILAHDLFESAAVKAFASYVDLDTLLRESDIVTLHMPATDENYHMIGKENLAKMKPNAVLVNTGRGSLVDTAALIDALEGEKLGGAALDVIENESGLYYKDLQDKPLANRDLALLKAMPNVLVTPHTAFYTDQAVSDMVENSIKSCLAFEKGENNPWQVI from the coding sequence TTGTCAATTACGGTATATTCCTGCCGTGCGGATGAAGCTGCGTTTCTAAAGAAATTTGCACAGCAGTATCAGGTGGAGCTCAAAGAAACCGAGCAGCCGCTGACGGCACAAAATGCTGCATTTGCACAGGCCAGCAGTACGGTCAGTATCATCACCACTCCAGTAACACGCGGTGTGCTGGACGCACTGTACCAGGCAGGTGTACGTTACATTTCCACACGAACCATTGGATATGACCATATTGATACAGCGTATGCGGAATACTTGGGCATTCATGTCGGCAATGTCAGCTATTCACCAAACAGTGTTGCAGATTACACTTTGATGCTCATTCTGATGGCAACGAGACGCATGAAATCCATTCTGCGCCATGCGCAGGTACAAAATTTTTCACTGCAGGGGATGCAGGGACGTGAACTTTCCAATCTTACCGTTGGTGTTGTCGGTACAGGGCGGATTGGGCGAACAGTGATTACCCGGCTGACCGGATTCGGCTGCCGCATCCTTGCCCATGATTTGTTTGAGAGCGCTGCTGTAAAAGCTTTTGCGTCCTATGTGGATTTGGATACGCTGCTGAGAGAAAGCGATATCGTTACTCTGCATATGCCTGCAACAGATGAAAATTACCATATGATTGGAAAAGAAAATCTTGCAAAAATGAAACCGAACGCAGTGCTGGTAAATACCGGCCGCGGTTCACTGGTGGATACGGCAGCACTGATTGATGCATTAGAGGGTGAAAAACTCGGCGGTGCTGCGCTGGATGTGATTGAAAACGAAAGCGGACTGTACTACAAAGATTTGCAGGACAAGCCGCTTGCCAATCGTGACCTGGCTCTGCTCAAAGCAATGCCAAATGTGCTTGTCACGCCGCACACCGCTTTTTATACGGATCAGGCGGTCAGCGACATGGTGGAGAACTCTATAAAAAGTTGTTTGGCTTTTGAAAAGGGAGAGAACAACCCCTGGCAGGTCATTTGA
- a CDS encoding helix-turn-helix transcriptional regulator yields the protein MAKAEGQKRRILALYQILLEYSDDQHLVSMETILSKLKEAGVPTGRRSVYNDIAELNDGGISVELQRGTGGGYRLCSRPFGFETSDLKVLADAVASAKFLTEKKSRQLIQKIESMASRYEAEQLQRQIYVMGRVHSENAQSYYNVDSIHQAISVGRKISFQYFHYDHKKQKIYKYHGEPYVATPYALCWNNQFYYMVAWYDRCSELRNFRVDRIENILILEEPAHPAPPDFNSVNYTKQSFSMYGGQEEQVTLEFVEALVDSVLDRFGLGTKMYAADAPGWFRVVVNVQISPPFLAWLFQFGSQVRIISPVRVQDSLQKQAWAIIQENDRK from the coding sequence ATGGCGAAAGCAGAGGGACAGAAACGGCGGATTCTTGCGCTGTACCAAATTCTTTTGGAATACTCTGACGACCAACACTTAGTTTCAATGGAAACGATTCTTAGCAAATTAAAAGAAGCAGGTGTTCCGACCGGCCGCAGAAGCGTTTACAATGACATCGCCGAGCTGAATGACGGCGGAATCTCCGTGGAGCTGCAAAGAGGCACCGGCGGCGGATACCGGCTGTGCAGCCGTCCCTTTGGCTTTGAAACCTCTGACCTAAAGGTGCTTGCAGATGCAGTTGCGTCCGCAAAATTTCTCACCGAGAAAAAATCCCGCCAGCTGATTCAGAAAATCGAATCGATGGCCAGCCGCTATGAAGCGGAACAGTTGCAGCGTCAAATTTATGTAATGGGGCGCGTACATTCCGAAAACGCGCAGTCCTACTATAATGTAGACAGTATCCATCAGGCGATTTCCGTGGGACGTAAAATTAGTTTCCAATATTTTCACTATGACCACAAAAAACAAAAAATTTACAAATATCATGGCGAACCTTATGTAGCTACTCCTTATGCACTGTGTTGGAATAATCAATTTTACTATATGGTTGCGTGGTATGACCGCTGCAGTGAACTGCGCAACTTCCGCGTTGACCGTATAGAAAACATTCTGATCTTGGAAGAACCCGCGCATCCTGCCCCGCCGGACTTTAATTCTGTAAACTACACAAAGCAGTCTTTCAGCATGTACGGCGGACAGGAGGAACAGGTTACACTGGAATTTGTAGAAGCTCTTGTTGATTCTGTTCTGGACCGCTTTGGACTGGGCACCAAAATGTACGCGGCAGATGCACCCGGCTGGTTTCGCGTGGTGGTCAATGTGCAGATAAGCCCGCCGTTTCTGGCGTGGCTGTTTCAATTTGGCAGCCAAGTACGTATCATTTCCCCCGTTCGTGTGCAGGACAGTCTGCAAAAGCAGGCGTGGGCTATTATTCAGGAAAACGACAGGAAGTAG